A window of the Glaciimonas sp. CA11.2 genome harbors these coding sequences:
- the slmA gene encoding nucleoid occlusion factor SlmA, whose protein sequence is MATNKPGERKLQILQTLATMLEQPKGEKITTAALAAKLAVSEAALYRHFASKAQMFEGLIEFIETSVFGLINQITEQQEKGLLQAQAVALMLLNFAETNPGMTRVIIGDALINEDERLQLRMNQFVDRIEMSLKQALRIAASQGEANEQEATIRANILTSFVLGRWQRFAKTRFKQKPCEDAAQQIALILV, encoded by the coding sequence GTTGGCAACGATGCTCGAACAACCCAAGGGTGAGAAGATCACCACTGCTGCTTTGGCCGCAAAACTGGCGGTGTCGGAAGCGGCGTTGTATCGCCATTTCGCCAGCAAGGCACAAATGTTTGAGGGTTTGATTGAGTTCATTGAGACTAGTGTTTTTGGCCTGATCAATCAAATTACCGAACAGCAGGAGAAGGGTTTGTTGCAAGCCCAAGCGGTGGCTTTAATGTTGCTCAATTTTGCCGAAACTAATCCTGGCATGACACGTGTCATTATCGGCGACGCCCTTATTAATGAAGATGAGCGATTGCAGCTGCGAATGAATCAGTTTGTGGATCGCATTGAAATGTCGTTGAAGCAAGCATTGAGGATCGCTGCCAGTCAAGGTGAGGCTAACGAGCAGGAAGCGACTATCCGTGCCAATATATTGACCAGTTTTGTGCTGGGACGCTGGCAACGTTTTGCCAAGACTCGCTTTAAGCAAAAGCCGTGCGAGGACGCAGCGCAGCAAATCGCCTTAATTTTGGTGTAA
- a CDS encoding ABC transporter substrate-binding protein: MKKVWLRIALSSAVALTLSANVTGAFAQIKVGVSVSATGPAASLGIPEKNTFALLPKEIAGQKVEYIVLDDATDTTTAVKNARKLVTEDKVDLLVGSTTTPNSLAMSDVAAESGTPMISMAASASLVEPVDAKRRWIFKSPQNDSHMATAIVAHMVDAGVKTVAFIGFSDAYGEGWYREFSKFAEMRKIKIVASERFSRPDTSVTGQVLKILSANPDAVLIAGAGTPAALPQKTLKERGYKGKIYQTHGVANNDFLRVCGKDCEGTFLPAGPLLVAEQLPDSNPVKKSSMAYRAAYEKAYGVGSVSTFGGHAWDAGQLLAAATPFALTKGKPGTKEFRAGLRDGIEAIKNLAVSHGIVNMSPTDHVGYDQRSRVMVEVVGGKWKLLGAAK; the protein is encoded by the coding sequence ATGAAAAAAGTATGGCTAAGAATCGCCCTTTCATCAGCGGTTGCGCTGACACTAAGCGCTAACGTTACGGGTGCTTTCGCACAAATTAAGGTCGGTGTCAGTGTTTCTGCGACCGGACCTGCTGCTTCGCTAGGTATACCGGAAAAAAATACCTTTGCTTTGTTGCCGAAGGAAATCGCAGGGCAAAAAGTAGAATACATCGTATTGGACGATGCTACCGATACCACAACTGCTGTGAAAAACGCACGCAAACTGGTGACTGAAGATAAGGTCGATTTGCTGGTCGGTTCCACTACAACTCCTAATTCGCTGGCGATGAGTGATGTTGCTGCCGAGTCCGGTACACCGATGATTTCGATGGCAGCTTCGGCTTCGTTAGTTGAGCCGGTTGATGCGAAGCGTCGCTGGATATTTAAATCACCGCAAAATGACTCACATATGGCGACCGCGATCGTCGCTCACATGGTGGACGCAGGCGTTAAAACCGTCGCTTTCATTGGATTTTCGGACGCCTACGGCGAAGGCTGGTATCGCGAATTTTCAAAATTCGCCGAAATGCGCAAGATCAAGATCGTCGCCAGTGAGCGTTTTTCTCGCCCGGATACTTCGGTGACCGGACAAGTGCTGAAAATTCTTAGCGCCAACCCGGATGCAGTATTGATCGCGGGCGCTGGCACGCCAGCCGCATTGCCACAAAAAACATTAAAAGAGCGCGGATACAAGGGCAAAATCTATCAAACGCATGGCGTTGCGAATAACGATTTCCTGCGCGTTTGCGGCAAGGATTGCGAGGGCACCTTCTTGCCAGCCGGACCGCTGCTGGTGGCGGAGCAATTACCAGATAGTAATCCGGTTAAAAAATCGTCAATGGCCTATCGCGCCGCTTATGAAAAAGCGTATGGCGTCGGCAGTGTCTCAACTTTTGGTGGACATGCATGGGACGCGGGCCAGCTTTTGGCGGCAGCAACGCCTTTTGCACTGACCAAAGGCAAACCGGGCACCAAAGAATTTCGCGCTGGTTTACGGGATGGTATCGAAGCCATCAAAAATCTGGCGGTTTCTCACGGCATCGTGAATATGAGTCCAACCGATCACGTCGGCTACGACCAGCGTTCGCGGGTGATGGTGGAAGTCGTTGGCGGCAAATGGAAACTGCTCGGCGCGGCGAAGTAG
- a CDS encoding branched-chain amino acid ABC transporter permease, whose protein sequence is MDGSIAVILAQDGITSGAIYALLALALVLVFSVTRVIFIPQGEFVAFGALTMAALQADKFPLSATLLVALGCLSFVQEVWAIISTAESRLKAKRSIPVAALKFVFLPVAIYALTRYYGHASLPMVCQVLLTLLIVVPMGPMIYRLAFQPLAEASTLVLLIVSVAVHYALMGIGLLMFGAEGSRTLPFSDARFEIGGLAITGQSTVIIGVSVVLILALYVYFERTLSGKALRATAVNRLGARLVGIGTTQAGRLAFTLAAGLGALCGILIAPLTTIYYDSGFLIGLKGFVGAIIGGLGSYPIAAAGALLVGLLESYSSFWASAFKEVIVFTLIIPVLLWRSLTSKHVDEGDQ, encoded by the coding sequence ATGGACGGTTCAATTGCCGTGATCCTGGCGCAGGACGGCATTACTAGCGGCGCTATTTATGCGTTGCTGGCGCTTGCGTTAGTGTTGGTCTTTTCGGTGACAAGGGTGATTTTTATCCCGCAGGGTGAGTTCGTTGCCTTTGGTGCCTTGACGATGGCGGCGTTGCAGGCGGATAAATTTCCGCTATCGGCAACCTTGCTGGTGGCATTAGGCTGCCTTAGTTTTGTGCAAGAAGTCTGGGCCATTATCAGTACGGCTGAGTCGCGTCTGAAGGCAAAACGAAGTATCCCGGTTGCCGCTCTTAAATTTGTTTTTCTTCCCGTCGCGATCTACGCGCTGACGCGCTACTACGGGCATGCCAGTTTGCCGATGGTGTGTCAGGTTTTGTTGACGCTATTGATCGTAGTTCCGATGGGCCCGATGATTTATCGACTGGCGTTCCAGCCTTTAGCCGAGGCCAGTACGTTGGTTTTGCTGATCGTTTCGGTCGCTGTCCATTATGCGTTGATGGGGATCGGCTTGTTAATGTTTGGCGCTGAAGGTTCGCGCACGTTGCCATTTTCGGATGCGCGCTTTGAAATAGGCGGTCTGGCGATCACCGGCCAGAGTACAGTCATCATTGGTGTATCTGTTGTGCTGATTCTGGCGCTCTATGTGTATTTTGAGCGCACCTTGTCGGGCAAAGCGCTGCGGGCGACAGCGGTGAATCGTCTTGGTGCGCGGCTGGTTGGTATCGGGACGACGCAAGCGGGACGGTTGGCCTTTACGCTGGCGGCGGGATTGGGCGCATTGTGTGGCATTTTAATTGCGCCACTGACGACAATTTATTACGACAGCGGGTTCCTGATCGGGCTGAAAGGATTTGTCGGCGCGATTATTGGCGGTCTGGGAAGTTATCCGATTGCCGCCGCCGGTGCTTTGTTGGTTGGTTTGCTTGAGTCTTATTCGTCATTCTGGGCCAGCGCGTTCAAAGAAGTCATCGTATTTACATTGATTATTCCGGTCTTGTTGTGGCGTTCGCTGACGAGCAAGCACGTTGATGAGGGAGATCAATAA
- a CDS encoding branched-chain amino acid ABC transporter ATP-binding protein/permease produces MRIEQTLRPFQWSLILVPIFVLLVALLPVLPTPEYWITLANYIGLYSIVALGLVLLTGVGGLTSFGQAAFVGLGAYTTAYLSTRFGVSPWIGLLVGLIVTMIAAFSIGAITMRLSGHYLPLGTIAWALSLFYLFGNLDFLGKYDGLNGIPSIDLFGMTLDTGRKMYYLIWAMLLLALLGMQNLLHSRLGRAIRALNGGGVMAEAMGVNTAWIKIVIFVLAALLASVSGWLYAHLQRAVNPTPFGLNAGIEYLFMAVVGGAGYVWGAILGSTLLTLLKDQLQSWLPKLLGSNGNFETIVFGLLMVLLLQRARDGLWPYLRKLLPQKQTVIAPNAATALTMRLKPPHGEILLEVDGARKEFGGLVAVNDMCFNVAAGEIVGLIGPNGAGKSTMFNLVTGVLPLTSGAIKFRSFGELRQITGLPSRQIVPRGIARTFQHVRLLPTMTVLENAAIGAHLRGETGDVVGVLTGMLRLNKAEESGLLFEAKRQLERVGLGDLLYEEAGSLALGQQRILEIARALCCDPTLLLLDEPAAGLRYQEKQALAALLRKLKAEGMSILLVEHDMDFVMTLTDRLVVMEFGTKIAEGLPAEVQQHPAVLEAYLGGIDD; encoded by the coding sequence ATGCGCATTGAGCAAACTTTGCGACCCTTTCAATGGTCTTTGATCCTGGTGCCGATCTTCGTCCTTCTTGTTGCGCTGTTGCCGGTTTTGCCGACACCGGAATATTGGATCACGCTAGCCAACTATATCGGCTTGTATTCTATCGTCGCGTTGGGTCTGGTTCTGTTGACTGGCGTGGGTGGTTTGACGTCTTTTGGTCAGGCGGCTTTTGTCGGTCTGGGTGCTTATACCACCGCTTATCTGAGTACACGGTTTGGTGTGTCGCCCTGGATCGGTTTGTTGGTTGGGCTGATCGTAACGATGATCGCTGCCTTCAGTATTGGCGCTATCACGATGCGTTTGTCTGGCCATTATCTACCACTCGGAACCATCGCCTGGGCGCTATCGTTATTCTATCTATTTGGGAATCTGGATTTTCTCGGAAAGTATGACGGTTTGAATGGCATACCCTCAATCGACCTGTTCGGCATGACGCTTGATACCGGGCGCAAGATGTATTACCTGATTTGGGCGATGCTTCTGCTGGCCTTATTGGGGATGCAAAACTTGTTGCATTCGCGCTTGGGACGCGCGATCCGGGCACTCAATGGCGGCGGAGTAATGGCGGAGGCGATGGGCGTCAATACAGCGTGGATCAAGATCGTTATTTTTGTGTTGGCGGCATTGCTGGCAAGTGTCTCTGGCTGGTTGTACGCGCATCTGCAACGCGCAGTTAATCCGACGCCATTTGGTCTGAATGCCGGTATCGAATATTTGTTTATGGCTGTCGTTGGTGGGGCCGGTTACGTATGGGGCGCCATTCTTGGTTCGACGTTGTTGACGCTATTGAAGGACCAGTTGCAATCGTGGCTGCCCAAGTTATTGGGATCAAACGGTAATTTTGAGACCATCGTTTTTGGCCTTTTGATGGTGTTGTTATTGCAGCGTGCACGCGATGGATTGTGGCCTTATTTACGTAAATTATTGCCGCAAAAACAAACCGTTATTGCGCCTAATGCTGCTACGGCATTGACTATGCGCCTCAAGCCACCGCACGGTGAAATCTTGCTGGAGGTTGATGGTGCGCGCAAGGAGTTCGGAGGTTTGGTGGCGGTGAATGACATGTGCTTTAACGTCGCAGCGGGAGAAATCGTCGGGCTGATCGGTCCCAATGGCGCAGGTAAATCAACGATGTTTAATCTCGTCACCGGCGTTTTGCCATTGACTAGTGGCGCGATTAAATTCCGGTCATTTGGTGAGTTGCGTCAAATCACCGGTTTACCATCGCGCCAAATCGTGCCGCGAGGTATTGCTCGTACGTTCCAGCATGTGCGTTTGTTGCCGACGATGACAGTTCTGGAAAACGCTGCGATAGGTGCACATTTACGCGGTGAAACCGGTGATGTCGTGGGTGTGCTAACCGGCATGTTGCGGCTCAATAAAGCGGAAGAAAGCGGCTTGCTATTCGAGGCTAAACGGCAACTTGAACGGGTGGGTTTAGGTGATTTACTGTACGAAGAAGCCGGCAGTCTGGCGCTGGGACAGCAACGTATCCTGGAGATTGCCCGCGCGCTGTGCTGCGATCCGACGTTGTTGCTGCTGGATGAACCGGCTGCGGGTTTGCGCTATCAGGAAAAACAGGCACTGGCCGCATTGTTGCGCAAACTGAAAGCGGAAGGTATGAGTATTTTGTTGGTCGAGCATGATATGGATTTTGTGATGACACTGACGGATCGTCTGGTAGTGATGGAGTTTGGTACCAAGATTGCCGAAGGCCTTCCCGCAGAAGTCCAACAACACCCTGCGGTGCTGGAAGCCTATCTGGGAGGGATCGATGACTAA
- a CDS encoding ABC transporter ATP-binding protein has translation MTNPASNPISAPVLEVSDLHVAYGKVEALHGATLRVGAGQIVTVIGPNGAGKSTMLNALAGAMPNNGSARGKVRFLGHDMQGVSIEERVASGMSLVPEKRELFASMSVEDNLLLGSYRRYKAREKGYADQLSVVYDLFPRLQERRKQQAGTLSGGERQMLAVGRALMAKPQLLMLDEPSLGLAPLIVKEIFHIIVRLKQTGVAILLVEQNARAALQVADYGYVLETGDMVMEGPAAQLASDSKVIAAYLGLAKKPV, from the coding sequence ATGACTAATCCAGCAAGTAATCCTATTTCCGCACCGGTTTTGGAAGTCAGCGATTTGCACGTTGCCTATGGCAAAGTTGAGGCGTTACATGGCGCTACTTTGCGAGTCGGGGCTGGTCAGATCGTTACCGTCATTGGCCCTAATGGTGCGGGTAAATCAACCATGCTCAATGCCCTTGCCGGTGCCATGCCGAATAACGGCAGCGCACGTGGCAAAGTGCGTTTTTTAGGGCATGACATGCAGGGCGTTTCGATTGAAGAGCGAGTGGCCAGCGGTATGAGTCTGGTGCCGGAGAAGCGCGAGTTATTTGCCAGCATGAGTGTAGAAGACAATTTGTTGCTCGGGAGTTATCGGCGTTATAAAGCACGAGAAAAAGGATACGCGGATCAACTATCGGTAGTCTATGATCTGTTTCCGCGCCTGCAGGAACGACGCAAGCAACAGGCTGGCACGTTGTCTGGCGGCGAGCGTCAGATGCTGGCGGTAGGGCGCGCATTGATGGCTAAACCGCAACTGTTGATGCTGGACGAACCGAGTTTAGGTCTGGCGCCGCTGATCGTGAAGGAAATTTTTCACATCATCGTGCGGTTGAAGCAAACCGGGGTGGCAATCTTGCTGGTCGAGCAAAACGCGCGTGCGGCGTTGCAAGTAGCCGACTATGGCTACGTTTTGGAAACCGGGGATATGGTTATGGAGGGGCCAGCGGCTCAGTTGGCGAGCGATTCTAAGGTCATCGCGGCTTATTTGGGACTGGCAAAAAAGCCGGTTTAA
- a CDS encoding 6,7-dimethyl-8-ribityllumazine synthase has product MLQQFAFSTSKAQTVQRVAFIQAGWHRDIVDQCRLSFISEMINQGYEESSLDFFEVAGAFEIPLHAKVLANSGNYAAVVAAGLVVDGGIYRHEFVAEAVISGLMQVQLETGVPVLSAVLTPHHFHSGEEHQKFFFDHFLVKGAEVARACASTISGLRALRGLSAAESAVNTPRTLQTA; this is encoded by the coding sequence ATGCTGCAGCAATTCGCCTTTTCAACATCAAAAGCACAAACGGTTCAGCGCGTCGCTTTCATTCAGGCCGGTTGGCATCGTGACATCGTCGACCAATGTCGTCTGTCCTTTATTTCTGAAATGATTAATCAGGGCTACGAAGAGTCGAGTCTCGATTTTTTCGAAGTCGCCGGTGCTTTTGAAATTCCATTACACGCCAAGGTGCTGGCCAATAGTGGGAATTATGCCGCTGTAGTCGCCGCTGGTTTGGTGGTCGATGGCGGTATTTATCGTCATGAGTTTGTCGCCGAAGCGGTGATTTCAGGGCTGATGCAAGTGCAATTGGAAACGGGCGTACCGGTTCTTTCTGCTGTCCTGACCCCGCATCATTTCCATTCAGGCGAAGAGCATCAAAAATTCTTCTTTGACCATTTCCTGGTCAAAGGCGCAGAAGTCGCAAGAGCGTGCGCATCGACGATAAGCGGGCTTCGGGCTTTGCGCGGGTTGAGTGCGGCTGAATCAGCAGTAAATACGCCAAGGACACTGCAGACCGCCTGA
- a CDS encoding molybdopterin-synthase adenylyltransferase MoeB, translating into MNDQQLLRYSRHILLDDIDIEGQEKLLAAHAVIIGTGGLGSPAALYLASAGVGTITLVDNDTVDLTNLQRQILHTTDRIGQPKVASGKTALTQINPDINVICVAERADQTYLGELIRNADVVLDCSDNFVTRQAINRVCVLHNVPLVSGAAIQFDGQISVFDPRSASSPCYACLFPPDSEFEEVQCSTMGVFAPLVGIIGSMQAAEALKLIVGIGSSLAGQLLMLDARTMAWHRIGVGRNAHCPVCAGL; encoded by the coding sequence ATGAACGATCAACAACTGCTGCGTTACTCCCGTCATATCTTGCTTGACGACATCGATATTGAGGGTCAGGAAAAATTGTTGGCAGCGCATGCAGTCATCATTGGTACAGGCGGTTTAGGCTCGCCTGCGGCGCTTTATCTTGCCTCCGCCGGCGTCGGGACCATTACGTTAGTGGATAATGACACCGTCGATTTGACTAACTTGCAACGACAAATCCTGCATACAACTGATCGTATTGGTCAGCCCAAAGTAGCATCAGGGAAAACTGCACTCACGCAAATAAATCCCGATATCAATGTCATTTGCGTAGCTGAACGTGCGGATCAAACATACTTGGGCGAGCTGATCAGAAATGCCGATGTCGTTCTTGATTGTAGCGATAATTTTGTGACCCGCCAGGCGATCAACCGTGTCTGTGTTTTGCATAACGTGCCGCTAGTTTCCGGCGCGGCAATTCAGTTTGATGGCCAGATAAGTGTGTTTGATCCACGCTCGGCAAGTTCGCCCTGTTATGCATGTTTATTCCCACCAGATAGTGAGTTTGAAGAGGTTCAGTGCTCTACGATGGGGGTATTTGCGCCATTGGTTGGCATTATTGGGAGTATGCAAGCAGCTGAGGCGTTGAAGTTGATCGTTGGGATTGGCAGTTCGTTGGCCGGGCAACTATTGATGCTGGATGCCCGGACGATGGCGTGGCATCGTATTGGTGTGGGACGGAATGCGCACTGTCCGGTGTGCGCCGGACTTTAA
- a CDS encoding S41 family peptidase, whose amino-acid sequence MGSKLKNISLIGLGVVAGIAASIQFDAIAQKSATAPLPLEEVRQLADVFGLIKSDYVEPVDDKKLLTEAISGMVASLDPHSSYLDKKGYRELREMTQGKFVGIGIEVGMEEGYVKVISPIEDSPAYRAGIKAGDLITRLDATPVKGMTLDQAVKRMRGEPNTKIKLTIARKDEDKPIVITITRQEIRVQSVKAKVVEPGYGWVRITQFQEPTVNDMAKKIEAMYAEDPKMKGLVLDLRNDPGGVLPGAIGVSAAFLPKDVVVVTTNGQLPSSKATFYAKPEFYASGPGLDGLAKLPDAVKKIPLVVLVNTGSASASEIVAGALQDYKRATIMGSQTFGKGSVQSIVALPPDRLTAVKLTTARYYTPNGRSIQAKGIVPDMMVDEYADGDLLKGLRVREADLTKHLTNDKDKEAEAAAAPKADELEEDQRLIALSKKRKPLEFGSKDDFQLAQALNFLKGLPVQLAKVQPTPDLEKDATSGKVDKKDVKKDGVKKDDKK is encoded by the coding sequence ATGGGAAGTAAGCTAAAGAATATCAGCCTAATCGGTTTAGGCGTAGTTGCTGGCATAGCCGCTTCGATCCAATTCGATGCCATTGCGCAGAAAAGTGCGACAGCGCCGCTGCCACTTGAAGAGGTACGGCAACTGGCCGACGTTTTCGGACTCATCAAGTCTGACTATGTAGAGCCGGTGGACGACAAAAAACTGCTGACCGAAGCCATTTCCGGCATGGTCGCGTCGCTGGATCCGCATTCCTCGTATCTGGACAAAAAAGGTTACAGAGAACTGCGTGAGATGACGCAGGGGAAATTTGTTGGTATCGGCATTGAAGTCGGGATGGAAGAAGGTTACGTCAAAGTAATTTCACCGATCGAAGATTCTCCAGCCTACCGCGCTGGCATCAAGGCCGGTGATCTAATCACACGTCTCGATGCGACCCCAGTCAAGGGAATGACGCTGGATCAGGCAGTCAAGCGCATGCGCGGCGAACCAAATACCAAAATCAAGCTGACAATCGCCCGTAAAGATGAAGACAAGCCGATTGTCATCACCATCACGCGCCAGGAAATCCGCGTACAAAGCGTCAAGGCTAAAGTAGTTGAGCCGGGCTATGGCTGGGTGCGTATTACACAATTCCAGGAACCGACCGTCAACGACATGGCCAAGAAAATCGAAGCCATGTACGCCGAGGATCCAAAAATGAAAGGGTTGGTGCTGGACTTACGCAACGATCCGGGTGGTGTTTTGCCGGGTGCGATCGGCGTTTCTGCCGCTTTCTTGCCGAAAGATGTGGTCGTCGTCACCACCAATGGCCAGTTACCAAGTTCGAAAGCAACCTTTTACGCAAAGCCAGAGTTTTACGCCTCCGGCCCTGGCCTGGACGGATTAGCAAAGTTGCCCGATGCGGTTAAAAAGATTCCGTTGGTGGTTCTCGTCAATACGGGTTCTGCTTCAGCATCTGAAATCGTGGCCGGCGCATTGCAAGATTACAAACGCGCTACCATCATGGGGTCGCAAACCTTTGGCAAAGGCTCAGTGCAATCCATCGTCGCCTTGCCGCCGGATCGCCTCACTGCTGTCAAGTTGACGACTGCACGTTATTACACGCCGAATGGCCGCTCGATTCAAGCCAAAGGTATCGTGCCAGACATGATGGTTGATGAATATGCTGACGGTGATCTGCTCAAAGGTTTGCGCGTGCGTGAGGCAGACTTGACCAAGCATTTGACTAACGACAAAGACAAAGAAGCTGAGGCTGCTGCCGCACCAAAAGCCGATGAACTGGAAGAAGATCAGCGCCTGATTGCCCTTTCCAAAAAACGTAAGCCCTTAGAATTTGGCTCAAAAGATGACTTCCAACTAGCACAGGCATTGAATTTCTTAAAGGGCTTACCGGTACAATTAGCAAAAGTGCAACCGACTCCTGACCTGGAAAAAGATGCTACTTCGGGCAAAGTCGACAAGAAAGATGTAAAAAAAGACGGCGTCAAAAAAGACGATAAAAAATAA
- a CDS encoding murein hydrolase activator EnvC family protein yields the protein MTAIPVVDAAAAPTPKITERSKQKEVAETERDELQQKLTALKSDIDKTETAKGDAADALADSEAAISKANRALFDLSGEQSQTQSTLNDLSKKHQELSKTVAAQQNQMAILLRRQYIAGNEDRIKLLLSGDNPNKINRELQYMGYVSKAQAKLIEALRINLQAIEANQAATQNAKNELDEIALEQKNQKIVLEKEKNTRAMLLTQLSSKLIAQRQEVGKTARDEQRLAGLVDKLAVLIEAQKKAEAALREKRRQEQLARAQAAAQAAALAKAQALALKQAQAARAQELKQQRQRAALTQKQNAAQTSQQARVGEQHTPLVKTPAFTPDPIDDDQPPAQVALAAIPANAAPIAPIAPIVHNDETPEASSPDPSYGKPFASLRGLLRQPVHGELANRFGSKRGDGPPSRGIFIRAPEGTQVKAVAAGRVVFADWLRGFGNLIILDHGNEYMTIYGNNQALLKRPGDIIKAGDVIANAGNSGGNEQSGLYFEIRHQGRAFDPSSWVTIR from the coding sequence ATGACGGCGATACCCGTCGTCGATGCCGCGGCCGCACCAACACCAAAGATCACCGAACGCAGCAAACAAAAAGAGGTCGCCGAAACTGAGCGCGACGAACTACAGCAAAAATTGACTGCGTTAAAAAGCGATATCGACAAGACCGAGACGGCAAAAGGCGATGCCGCCGACGCATTGGCCGATTCTGAAGCCGCTATTTCGAAAGCAAACCGCGCCCTGTTCGACCTCTCTGGCGAACAATCGCAGACGCAGTCGACGCTCAATGACTTATCAAAAAAACACCAAGAATTAAGTAAAACAGTCGCTGCCCAACAAAACCAGATGGCCATTCTGTTACGCCGACAATACATAGCCGGGAATGAAGATCGTATCAAATTACTACTTTCGGGCGACAATCCGAACAAAATCAACCGCGAATTGCAATACATGGGCTACGTGTCAAAAGCCCAGGCTAAGTTGATTGAGGCGCTCCGCATTAACTTGCAGGCCATCGAGGCAAATCAGGCGGCTACGCAAAACGCCAAAAATGAACTCGACGAAATCGCTCTTGAGCAAAAGAATCAAAAAATCGTCCTCGAAAAAGAAAAAAACACCCGAGCAATGCTGTTGACGCAACTTTCCAGCAAACTGATCGCCCAACGCCAGGAGGTCGGCAAGACCGCCCGTGACGAACAGCGTCTGGCAGGGCTAGTCGACAAGTTGGCAGTGTTAATCGAGGCACAAAAGAAAGCCGAGGCCGCCCTTCGTGAAAAGCGCCGTCAAGAGCAACTAGCCAGAGCGCAAGCCGCCGCCCAGGCTGCTGCATTAGCAAAAGCCCAGGCACTGGCACTGAAGCAAGCACAAGCCGCACGCGCGCAAGAGCTGAAACAACAACGGCAACGTGCTGCTTTGACCCAAAAGCAAAACGCCGCGCAAACGAGCCAGCAAGCACGAGTTGGGGAGCAACATACGCCACTAGTAAAAACTCCTGCCTTTACCCCCGATCCGATTGATGACGATCAACCGCCTGCACAAGTGGCGCTAGCAGCAATACCAGCGAATGCTGCACCAATAGCACCGATAGCGCCAATAGTGCACAATGATGAAACTCCTGAAGCCAGTTCGCCGGACCCGTCCTATGGCAAACCGTTTGCGTCCTTACGTGGACTGTTGCGCCAACCCGTACATGGTGAGCTGGCCAATCGTTTTGGTAGTAAGCGCGGCGATGGCCCTCCCTCCCGAGGCATATTTATACGCGCACCGGAAGGAACGCAAGTCAAGGCCGTGGCTGCGGGCCGGGTCGTATTTGCGGACTGGTTACGCGGCTTTGGCAACTTGATCATTCTTGATCATGGCAACGAATACATGACCATTTATGGCAACAATCAGGCACTATTAAAGCGGCCTGGGGATATTATTAAAGCCGGAGATGTCATTGCGAATGCAGGTAACAGCGGCGGCAACGAACAATCAGGTTTATACTTTGAAATTCGGCATCAGGGCCGTGCGTTTGACCCCAGCAGTTGGGTAACTATTAGGTGA
- the gpmA gene encoding 2,3-diphosphoglycerate-dependent phosphoglycerate mutase, producing the protein MYKIVLMRHGESTWNLANRFTGWVDVDLTEKGVTEARQAGKLLKEAGLSFDLAYTSVLKRAIRTLWGTLDEMDLMWLPVKHDWRLNERHYGALQGLNKAETAAKYGDEQVMVWRRSYDTPPLKLDENDPRASFDDPRYAGLKREEIPLTECLKDTVARVLPAWNDSIAPAILSGKRIIISAHGNSLRALIKMLDGISDDDIVGLNVPNGQPLVYELDADLKPIKSYYLGDQDAIAAAMHAVANQGKAK; encoded by the coding sequence ATGTATAAAATTGTACTAATGCGCCACGGCGAATCTACCTGGAACCTGGCTAACCGCTTCACCGGCTGGGTTGACGTTGACCTGACCGAAAAAGGCGTGACCGAAGCCAGGCAAGCAGGAAAACTACTCAAAGAAGCTGGATTAAGCTTCGATCTGGCATATACCTCGGTACTCAAGCGCGCCATCCGCACTTTATGGGGCACACTCGACGAAATGGATTTGATGTGGCTTCCGGTGAAACACGACTGGCGTTTAAATGAACGTCACTACGGCGCGCTACAAGGGCTAAATAAAGCTGAAACGGCTGCTAAATATGGCGACGAACAGGTAATGGTATGGCGCCGCAGCTATGACACACCACCGCTCAAACTGGATGAAAACGATCCGCGCGCATCGTTCGACGATCCACGCTACGCTGGTCTGAAGCGTGAAGAAATCCCGCTCACAGAATGCCTCAAGGATACGGTTGCACGCGTTTTGCCAGCGTGGAATGACAGCATCGCACCCGCCATTCTAAGCGGCAAGCGCATCATCATCTCGGCGCACGGCAATAGTCTGCGCGCGCTGATTAAAATGCTGGACGGTATCAGCGACGACGATATCGTCGGCCTGAATGTGCCAAATGGTCAGCCACTCGTCTATGAACTTGATGCTGATTTGAAACCGATCAAGAGCTACTATCTGGGCGACCAGGACGCCATCGCTGCAGCGATGCACGCAGTTGCCAATCAGGGGAAAGCGAAATAA